In one window of Helianthus annuus cultivar XRQ/B chromosome 17, HanXRQr2.0-SUNRISE, whole genome shotgun sequence DNA:
- the LOC118488973 gene encoding zinc finger CCCH domain-containing protein 48-like isoform X4, protein MVRLLGTYGLFLHFWASNNGYLLLLLRMITNHRRLFYYLFSMAVTAARRLSTKPNTPVFKRTNQQNNNIATRYHHPNSAAVCKYWLQGRCTRNPCRFLHPNQHDYVWKNPNSSPPKRKVINNKENCDFNRTAPKTEQKAIASKNDTTEENGVKVESVKCHNLHSWFGDKGLSVLARLEGHSKDVTGIVFPSGSSNLYCGSKDKSLRVWDCNSGQCVDVINFDEECGTLVEEGPWIFAGLRDMIKAWNRETQNAVVIRASGGMVNAITMFEDVLFAGTEDGTVLSWKSTSKSSFSDESTSLKGHTGSVLSLIIGAKKLFSGSADCTIRVWDVESLECKHVLNGHSGDVTSVICWDQYLFSGSLDKTIKVWGATASGNIEEVYRHDADDGVLAFCGMHDSEEKPILLCSCKDDGVCIYDLPSFGVRGRIYSRHDVKAIQVGSEGLLFTGDAAGLVSVWKPNGESVSKSQ, encoded by the exons ATGGTCCGGTTGTTAGGAACGTATGGATTGTTTCTGCACTTTTGGGCCTCGAATAATGgttatcttcttcttcttctccgaATGATTACTAATCACCGGcgtttgttttattatttatttagtatGGCAGTAACAGCAGCTAGACGATTATCCACGAAGCCAAACACCCCGGTTTTCAAGAgaacaaaccaacaaaataatAATATTGCAACAAGATATCATCATCCCAACTCTGCTGCTGTCTGCAAGTATTGGTTGCAAGGAAGATGCACTAGAAATCCCTGCAGATTTTTGCACCCGAATCAACATGATTATGTTTGGAAAAACCCCAACAGTTCGCCACCTAAGCGCAAAGTTATAAACAACAAAGAGAACTGTGACTT CAATCGGACTGCCCCGAAGACAGAACAAAAG GCGATCGCAAGTAAAAACGACACGACGGAAGAAAATGGTGTCAAAGTTGAAAGTGTTAAGTGCCACAATTTGCATTCATGGTTCGGCGATAAGGGGCTCTCGGTGCTTGCCCGGTTAGAAGGCCACTCGAAG GATGTAACTGGGATTGTCTTCCCATCTGGATCCAGTAATCTTTACTGCGGTAGCAAGGACAAATCTCTTCGAGTTTGGGATTGTAATAGTGGACAG TGTGTGGATGTAATCAACTTTGACGAAGAGTGTGGGACTTTGGTTGAAGAAGGTCCATGGATCTTTGCCGGGCTTCGTGATATGATCAAG GCTTGGAATCGTGAAACGCAAAATGCTGTAGTCATTCGAGCAAGCGGGGGAATGGTTAACGCAATTACTATGTTTGAAGACGTTCTTTTCGCTGGGACGGAG GATGGAACCGTTTTATCATGGAAATCTACTTCTAAAAGCAGTTTTTCCGACGAATCAACATCTTTGAAGGGCCACACAGGATCTGTACTTTCACTCATCATAGGAGCTAAAAAGCTCTTTTCGGGTTCCGCTGACTGCACTATCCGA GTATGGGATGTCGAGTCCCTAGAGTGCAAACACGTTCTAAATGGACATAGTGGCGATGTGACAAGTGTTATATGCTGGGATCAGTATTTGTTTTCTGGTTCGTTGGATAAAACAATCAAGGTTTGGGGTGCCACTGCAAGCGGCAACATTGAGGAAGTTTATCGACATGACGCTGATGAT GGTGTTCTTGCATTTTGTGGGATGCATGATTCAGAAGAAAAGCCAATATTGCTATGTTCATGCAAAGACGATGGTGTTTGCATATACGATTTGCCATC GTTTGGTGTAAGGGGTAGAATATATTCGAGACACGATGTCAAAGCGATCCAAGTTGGTTCCGAGGGCCTACTCTTTACAGGCGACGCAGCAGGATTAGTCTCGGTATGGAAACCGAATGGAGAATCGGTTAGCAAATCGCAATGA
- the LOC118488973 gene encoding zinc finger CCCH domain-containing protein 48-like isoform X2 has protein sequence MVRLLGTYGLFLHFWASNNGYLLLLLRMITNHRRLFYYLFSMAVTAARRLSTKPNTPVFKRTNQQNNNIATRYHHPNSAAVCKYWLQGRCTRNPCRFLHPNQHDYVWKNPNSSPPKRKVINNKENCDFNRTEQKAIASKNINHKENCDYNRTAPKTEQKAIASKNDTTEENGVKVESVKCHNLHSWFGDKGLSVLARLEGHSKDVTGIVFPSGSSNLYCGSKDKSLRVWDCNSGQCVDVINFDEECGTLVEEGPWIFAGLRDMIKAWNRETQNAVVIRASGGMVNAITMFEDVLFAGTEDGTVLSWKSTSKSSFSDESTSLKGHTGSVLSLIIGAKKLFSGSADCTIRVWDVESLECKHVLNGHSGDVTSVICWDQYLFSGSLDKTIKVWGATASGNIEEVYRHDADDGVLAFCGMHDSEEKPILLCSCKDDGVCIYDLPSFGVRGRIYSRHDVKAIQVGSEGLLFTGDAAGLVSVWKPNGESVSKSQ, from the exons ATGGTCCGGTTGTTAGGAACGTATGGATTGTTTCTGCACTTTTGGGCCTCGAATAATGgttatcttcttcttcttctccgaATGATTACTAATCACCGGcgtttgttttattatttatttagtatGGCAGTAACAGCAGCTAGACGATTATCCACGAAGCCAAACACCCCGGTTTTCAAGAgaacaaaccaacaaaataatAATATTGCAACAAGATATCATCATCCCAACTCTGCTGCTGTCTGCAAGTATTGGTTGCAAGGAAGATGCACTAGAAATCCCTGCAGATTTTTGCACCCGAATCAACATGATTATGTTTGGAAAAACCCCAACAGTTCGCCACCTAAGCGCAAAGTTATAAACAACAAAGAGAACTGTGACTTCAATCGGACAGAACAAAAGGCGATCGCAAGTAAAAACATAAACCACAAAGAGAACTGTGACTACAATCGGACTGCCCCGAAGACAGAACAAAAG GCGATCGCAAGTAAAAACGACACGACGGAAGAAAATGGTGTCAAAGTTGAAAGTGTTAAGTGCCACAATTTGCATTCATGGTTCGGCGATAAGGGGCTCTCGGTGCTTGCCCGGTTAGAAGGCCACTCGAAG GATGTAACTGGGATTGTCTTCCCATCTGGATCCAGTAATCTTTACTGCGGTAGCAAGGACAAATCTCTTCGAGTTTGGGATTGTAATAGTGGACAG TGTGTGGATGTAATCAACTTTGACGAAGAGTGTGGGACTTTGGTTGAAGAAGGTCCATGGATCTTTGCCGGGCTTCGTGATATGATCAAG GCTTGGAATCGTGAAACGCAAAATGCTGTAGTCATTCGAGCAAGCGGGGGAATGGTTAACGCAATTACTATGTTTGAAGACGTTCTTTTCGCTGGGACGGAG GATGGAACCGTTTTATCATGGAAATCTACTTCTAAAAGCAGTTTTTCCGACGAATCAACATCTTTGAAGGGCCACACAGGATCTGTACTTTCACTCATCATAGGAGCTAAAAAGCTCTTTTCGGGTTCCGCTGACTGCACTATCCGA GTATGGGATGTCGAGTCCCTAGAGTGCAAACACGTTCTAAATGGACATAGTGGCGATGTGACAAGTGTTATATGCTGGGATCAGTATTTGTTTTCTGGTTCGTTGGATAAAACAATCAAGGTTTGGGGTGCCACTGCAAGCGGCAACATTGAGGAAGTTTATCGACATGACGCTGATGAT GGTGTTCTTGCATTTTGTGGGATGCATGATTCAGAAGAAAAGCCAATATTGCTATGTTCATGCAAAGACGATGGTGTTTGCATATACGATTTGCCATC GTTTGGTGTAAGGGGTAGAATATATTCGAGACACGATGTCAAAGCGATCCAAGTTGGTTCCGAGGGCCTACTCTTTACAGGCGACGCAGCAGGATTAGTCTCGGTATGGAAACCGAATGGAGAATCGGTTAGCAAATCGCAATGA
- the LOC110926478 gene encoding actin-related protein 3 translates to MDPSTSRPAVVIDNGTGYTKMGFAGNVEPCFITPTVVAVNESFITQPARGSSKGSSSWMAQHSAGVMADLDFFIGEEALSKSRTSSTYNLTYPIKYGQVENWDAMERFWQQCIFNYLRCDPEDHYFLLTESPLTPPESREYTGEIMFETFNVPGLYIAVQPVLALAAGYTTSKCEMTGVVVDVGDGSTHVVPVAEGYVIGSSIKSLPISGKDVTLFVQQLMRERGEHIPPEDSLEVARKIKETYCYTSSDIVKEYNKHDKEPSKYIKQWRGIKPKTGAPYSCDVGYERFLGPEIFFNPEIYNSEFTTPLPAVIDKCIQSAPIDTRRALYKNIVLSGGSTMFKDFQRRLQRDTKKIVDARVLASGLRHNGEVKAQPVEVNVVSHPIQRYAAWFGGSVLASTPEFFTACHTKAEYEEYGASICRTNPVFKGMY, encoded by the exons ATGGATCCTTCAACGTCTCGTCCCGCTGTAGTGATCGACAACGGCACCGG GTATACTAAAATGGGTTTTGCGGGTAACGTGGAGCCCTGCTTTATTACTCCAACTGTCGTTGCAGTCAATGAATCATTCATAACTCAGCCCGCTCGTGGCTCTAGTAAGGGAAGTAGCAGTTGGATGGCACAACACAGTGCTGGTGTAATGGCTGATCTTGATTTCTTTATCGGGGAAGAAGCATTATCCAAATCAAGAACTAGTAGTACTTACAATCTAACCTACCCGATCAAATACGGACAGGTGGAAAATTGGGATGCGATGGAACGGTTTTGGCAGCAGTGTATTTTTAATTACCTGCGATGCGATCCGGAGGATCATTACTTTTTATTGACTGAAAGTCCACTAACTCCTCCAGAAAGTAGGGAGTATACCGGCGAGATTATGTTTGAGACGTTTAATGTTCCAGGGCTTTATATTGCAGTGCAACCGGTGCTTGCTTTGGCTGCTGGATACACAACATCTAAG TGTGAGATGACAGGTGTTGTAGTAGATGTTGGAGATGGGTCCACTCATGTTGTACCTGTGGCAGAAGGTTACGTTATCGGTAGCAGCATTAAGTCACTACCGATTTCGGGAAAAGACGTTACTCTCTTTGTTCAACAACTCATGCGT GAAAGAGGGGAGCATATTCCTCCCGAAGATTCACTTGAAGTAGCTCGAAAGATTAAGGAGACTTATTGCTACACAAGTTCTGACATTGTTAAG GAGTACAATAAGCATGATAAGGAACCATCCAAATACATTAAACAATGGCGAGGTATTAAACCGAAGACCGGGGCACCGTATTCATGTGATGTTGGCTATGAACGGTTTCTTGGTCCCGAG ATTTTCTTTAATCCTGAGATATACAATAGCGAGTTTACAACCCCTTTACCTGCTGTAATAGACAAGTGTATTCAGTCTGCACCAATTGACACAAGAAGGGCTTTATACAAG AATATAGTGTTGTCTGGAGGATCGACCATGTTTAAGGATTTTCAGAGAAGGCTGCAAAGGGATACAAAGAAGATTGTCGATGCACGAGTTCTTGCATCGGGCTTGAGGCATAATGGTGAAGTAAAA GCACAGCCAGTTGAAGTCAACGTAGTCAGCCATCCTATCCAGAGATATGCTGCGTGGTTTGGAGGATCGGTTCTTGCATCCACGCCAGAATTTTTTAcg GCTTGCCATACTAAAGCGGAGTATGAGGAATACGGCGCAAGCATATGCAGAACAAATCCTGTTTTCAAGGGAATGTATTGA
- the LOC118488973 gene encoding zinc finger CCCH domain-containing protein 48-like isoform X3, translating to MVRLLGTYGLFLHFWASNNGYLLLLLRMITNHRRLFYYLFSMAVTAARRLSTKPNTPVFKRTNQQNNNIATRYHHPNSAAVCKYWLQGRCTRNPCRFLHPNQHDYVWKNPNSSPPKRKVINNKENCDFNRTAPKTEQKAICDYDRTGPKTEQKAIASKNDTTEENGVKVESVKCHNLHSWFGDKGLSVLARLEGHSKDVTGIVFPSGSSNLYCGSKDKSLRVWDCNSGQCVDVINFDEECGTLVEEGPWIFAGLRDMIKAWNRETQNAVVIRASGGMVNAITMFEDVLFAGTEDGTVLSWKSTSKSSFSDESTSLKGHTGSVLSLIIGAKKLFSGSADCTIRVWDVESLECKHVLNGHSGDVTSVICWDQYLFSGSLDKTIKVWGATASGNIEEVYRHDADDGVLAFCGMHDSEEKPILLCSCKDDGVCIYDLPSFGVRGRIYSRHDVKAIQVGSEGLLFTGDAAGLVSVWKPNGESVSKSQ from the exons ATGGTCCGGTTGTTAGGAACGTATGGATTGTTTCTGCACTTTTGGGCCTCGAATAATGgttatcttcttcttcttctccgaATGATTACTAATCACCGGcgtttgttttattatttatttagtatGGCAGTAACAGCAGCTAGACGATTATCCACGAAGCCAAACACCCCGGTTTTCAAGAgaacaaaccaacaaaataatAATATTGCAACAAGATATCATCATCCCAACTCTGCTGCTGTCTGCAAGTATTGGTTGCAAGGAAGATGCACTAGAAATCCCTGCAGATTTTTGCACCCGAATCAACATGATTATGTTTGGAAAAACCCCAACAGTTCGCCACCTAAGCGCAAAGTTATAAACAACAAAGAGAACTGTGACTT CAATCGGACTGCCCCGAAGACAGAACAAAAGGCGATCTGTGACTACGATCGGACTGGCCCGAAGACAGAACAAAAGGCGATCGCAAGTAAAAACGACACGACGGAAGAAAATGGTGTCAAAGTTGAAAGTGTTAAGTGCCACAATTTGCATTCATGGTTCGGCGATAAGGGGCTCTCGGTGCTTGCCCGGTTAGAAGGCCACTCGAAG GATGTAACTGGGATTGTCTTCCCATCTGGATCCAGTAATCTTTACTGCGGTAGCAAGGACAAATCTCTTCGAGTTTGGGATTGTAATAGTGGACAG TGTGTGGATGTAATCAACTTTGACGAAGAGTGTGGGACTTTGGTTGAAGAAGGTCCATGGATCTTTGCCGGGCTTCGTGATATGATCAAG GCTTGGAATCGTGAAACGCAAAATGCTGTAGTCATTCGAGCAAGCGGGGGAATGGTTAACGCAATTACTATGTTTGAAGACGTTCTTTTCGCTGGGACGGAG GATGGAACCGTTTTATCATGGAAATCTACTTCTAAAAGCAGTTTTTCCGACGAATCAACATCTTTGAAGGGCCACACAGGATCTGTACTTTCACTCATCATAGGAGCTAAAAAGCTCTTTTCGGGTTCCGCTGACTGCACTATCCGA GTATGGGATGTCGAGTCCCTAGAGTGCAAACACGTTCTAAATGGACATAGTGGCGATGTGACAAGTGTTATATGCTGGGATCAGTATTTGTTTTCTGGTTCGTTGGATAAAACAATCAAGGTTTGGGGTGCCACTGCAAGCGGCAACATTGAGGAAGTTTATCGACATGACGCTGATGAT GGTGTTCTTGCATTTTGTGGGATGCATGATTCAGAAGAAAAGCCAATATTGCTATGTTCATGCAAAGACGATGGTGTTTGCATATACGATTTGCCATC GTTTGGTGTAAGGGGTAGAATATATTCGAGACACGATGTCAAAGCGATCCAAGTTGGTTCCGAGGGCCTACTCTTTACAGGCGACGCAGCAGGATTAGTCTCGGTATGGAAACCGAATGGAGAATCGGTTAGCAAATCGCAATGA
- the LOC118488973 gene encoding zinc finger CCCH domain-containing protein 48-like isoform X5, with product MAVTAARRLSTKPNTPVFKRTNQQNNNIATRYHHPNSAAVCKYWLQGRCTRNPCRFLHPNQHDYVWKNPNSSPPKRKVINNKENCDFNRTEQKAIASKNINHKENCDYNRTAPKTEQKAICDYDRTGPKTEQKAIASKNDTTEENGVKVESVKCHNLHSWFGDKGLSVLARLEGHSKDVTGIVFPSGSSNLYCGSKDKSLRVWDCNSGQCVDVINFDEECGTLVEEGPWIFAGLRDMIKAWNRETQNAVVIRASGGMVNAITMFEDVLFAGTEDGTVLSWKSTSKSSFSDESTSLKGHTGSVLSLIIGAKKLFSGSADCTIRVWDVESLECKHVLNGHSGDVTSVICWDQYLFSGSLDKTIKVWGATASGNIEEVYRHDADDGVLAFCGMHDSEEKPILLCSCKDDGVCIYDLPSFGVRGRIYSRHDVKAIQVGSEGLLFTGDAAGLVSVWKPNGESVSKSQ from the exons atGGCAGTAACAGCAGCTAGACGATTATCCACGAAGCCAAACACCCCGGTTTTCAAGAgaacaaaccaacaaaataatAATATTGCAACAAGATATCATCATCCCAACTCTGCTGCTGTCTGCAAGTATTGGTTGCAAGGAAGATGCACTAGAAATCCCTGCAGATTTTTGCACCCGAATCAACATGATTATGTTTGGAAAAACCCCAACAGTTCGCCACCTAAGCGCAAAGTTATAAACAACAAAGAGAACTGTGACTTCAATCGGACAGAACAAAAGGCGATCGCAAGTAAAAACATAAACCACAAAGAGAACTGTGACTACAATCGGACTGCCCCGAAGACAGAACAAAAGGCGATCTGTGACTACGATCGGACTGGCCCGAAGACAGAACAAAAGGCGATCGCAAGTAAAAACGACACGACGGAAGAAAATGGTGTCAAAGTTGAAAGTGTTAAGTGCCACAATTTGCATTCATGGTTCGGCGATAAGGGGCTCTCGGTGCTTGCCCGGTTAGAAGGCCACTCGAAG GATGTAACTGGGATTGTCTTCCCATCTGGATCCAGTAATCTTTACTGCGGTAGCAAGGACAAATCTCTTCGAGTTTGGGATTGTAATAGTGGACAG TGTGTGGATGTAATCAACTTTGACGAAGAGTGTGGGACTTTGGTTGAAGAAGGTCCATGGATCTTTGCCGGGCTTCGTGATATGATCAAG GCTTGGAATCGTGAAACGCAAAATGCTGTAGTCATTCGAGCAAGCGGGGGAATGGTTAACGCAATTACTATGTTTGAAGACGTTCTTTTCGCTGGGACGGAG GATGGAACCGTTTTATCATGGAAATCTACTTCTAAAAGCAGTTTTTCCGACGAATCAACATCTTTGAAGGGCCACACAGGATCTGTACTTTCACTCATCATAGGAGCTAAAAAGCTCTTTTCGGGTTCCGCTGACTGCACTATCCGA GTATGGGATGTCGAGTCCCTAGAGTGCAAACACGTTCTAAATGGACATAGTGGCGATGTGACAAGTGTTATATGCTGGGATCAGTATTTGTTTTCTGGTTCGTTGGATAAAACAATCAAGGTTTGGGGTGCCACTGCAAGCGGCAACATTGAGGAAGTTTATCGACATGACGCTGATGAT GGTGTTCTTGCATTTTGTGGGATGCATGATTCAGAAGAAAAGCCAATATTGCTATGTTCATGCAAAGACGATGGTGTTTGCATATACGATTTGCCATC GTTTGGTGTAAGGGGTAGAATATATTCGAGACACGATGTCAAAGCGATCCAAGTTGGTTCCGAGGGCCTACTCTTTACAGGCGACGCAGCAGGATTAGTCTCGGTATGGAAACCGAATGGAGAATCGGTTAGCAAATCGCAATGA
- the LOC118488973 gene encoding zinc finger CCCH domain-containing protein 48-like isoform X1 — protein MVRLLGTYGLFLHFWASNNGYLLLLLRMITNHRRLFYYLFSMAVTAARRLSTKPNTPVFKRTNQQNNNIATRYHHPNSAAVCKYWLQGRCTRNPCRFLHPNQHDYVWKNPNSSPPKRKVINNKENCDFNRTEQKAIASKNINHKENCDYNRTAPKTEQKAICDYDRTGPKTEQKAIASKNDTTEENGVKVESVKCHNLHSWFGDKGLSVLARLEGHSKDVTGIVFPSGSSNLYCGSKDKSLRVWDCNSGQCVDVINFDEECGTLVEEGPWIFAGLRDMIKAWNRETQNAVVIRASGGMVNAITMFEDVLFAGTEDGTVLSWKSTSKSSFSDESTSLKGHTGSVLSLIIGAKKLFSGSADCTIRVWDVESLECKHVLNGHSGDVTSVICWDQYLFSGSLDKTIKVWGATASGNIEEVYRHDADDGVLAFCGMHDSEEKPILLCSCKDDGVCIYDLPSFGVRGRIYSRHDVKAIQVGSEGLLFTGDAAGLVSVWKPNGESVSKSQ, from the exons ATGGTCCGGTTGTTAGGAACGTATGGATTGTTTCTGCACTTTTGGGCCTCGAATAATGgttatcttcttcttcttctccgaATGATTACTAATCACCGGcgtttgttttattatttatttagtatGGCAGTAACAGCAGCTAGACGATTATCCACGAAGCCAAACACCCCGGTTTTCAAGAgaacaaaccaacaaaataatAATATTGCAACAAGATATCATCATCCCAACTCTGCTGCTGTCTGCAAGTATTGGTTGCAAGGAAGATGCACTAGAAATCCCTGCAGATTTTTGCACCCGAATCAACATGATTATGTTTGGAAAAACCCCAACAGTTCGCCACCTAAGCGCAAAGTTATAAACAACAAAGAGAACTGTGACTTCAATCGGACAGAACAAAAGGCGATCGCAAGTAAAAACATAAACCACAAAGAGAACTGTGACTACAATCGGACTGCCCCGAAGACAGAACAAAAGGCGATCTGTGACTACGATCGGACTGGCCCGAAGACAGAACAAAAGGCGATCGCAAGTAAAAACGACACGACGGAAGAAAATGGTGTCAAAGTTGAAAGTGTTAAGTGCCACAATTTGCATTCATGGTTCGGCGATAAGGGGCTCTCGGTGCTTGCCCGGTTAGAAGGCCACTCGAAG GATGTAACTGGGATTGTCTTCCCATCTGGATCCAGTAATCTTTACTGCGGTAGCAAGGACAAATCTCTTCGAGTTTGGGATTGTAATAGTGGACAG TGTGTGGATGTAATCAACTTTGACGAAGAGTGTGGGACTTTGGTTGAAGAAGGTCCATGGATCTTTGCCGGGCTTCGTGATATGATCAAG GCTTGGAATCGTGAAACGCAAAATGCTGTAGTCATTCGAGCAAGCGGGGGAATGGTTAACGCAATTACTATGTTTGAAGACGTTCTTTTCGCTGGGACGGAG GATGGAACCGTTTTATCATGGAAATCTACTTCTAAAAGCAGTTTTTCCGACGAATCAACATCTTTGAAGGGCCACACAGGATCTGTACTTTCACTCATCATAGGAGCTAAAAAGCTCTTTTCGGGTTCCGCTGACTGCACTATCCGA GTATGGGATGTCGAGTCCCTAGAGTGCAAACACGTTCTAAATGGACATAGTGGCGATGTGACAAGTGTTATATGCTGGGATCAGTATTTGTTTTCTGGTTCGTTGGATAAAACAATCAAGGTTTGGGGTGCCACTGCAAGCGGCAACATTGAGGAAGTTTATCGACATGACGCTGATGAT GGTGTTCTTGCATTTTGTGGGATGCATGATTCAGAAGAAAAGCCAATATTGCTATGTTCATGCAAAGACGATGGTGTTTGCATATACGATTTGCCATC GTTTGGTGTAAGGGGTAGAATATATTCGAGACACGATGTCAAAGCGATCCAAGTTGGTTCCGAGGGCCTACTCTTTACAGGCGACGCAGCAGGATTAGTCTCGGTATGGAAACCGAATGGAGAATCGGTTAGCAAATCGCAATGA